Proteins encoded within one genomic window of Lynx canadensis isolate LIC74 chromosome B2, mLynCan4.pri.v2, whole genome shotgun sequence:
- the NELFE gene encoding negative elongation factor E, with protein MLVIPPGLSEEEEALQKKFNKLKKKKKALLALKKQSSSSTASQGGVKRSLSEQPVVDTATATEQAKQLVKSGAISAIKAETKNSGFKRSRTLEGKLKDPEKGPVPTFQPFQRSISADDDLQESSRRPQRKSLYESFVSSSDRLRELGPDGEEAEGPGAGDGPPRSFDWGYEERGGARSSASPPRSRSRDHSRERNRDRDRDRERDRDRDRDRDRERDRDRDRERDRDRDRDRDRDRDRDREREGPFRRSDSFPERRAPRKGNTLYVYGEDMTPTLLRGAFSPFGNIIDLSMDPPRNCAFVTYEKMESADQAVAELNGTQVESVQLKVSIARKQPMLDAATGKSVWGSLAVQNSPKGCHRDKRTQIVYSDDVYKENLVDGF; from the exons ATGTTGGTGATACCCCCCGGACTgagcgaggaggaggaggctcTGCAGAAGAAATTCAACAAACTCAAGAAAAAG AAAAAGGCATTGTTGGCTCTGAAGAAGCAAAGTAGTAGCAGCACAGCCAGCCAAGGCGGTGTGAAACGCT CACTGTCAGAGCAGCCTGTGGTGGACACAGCCACGGCAACAGAGCAGGCAAAGCAGCTGGTGAAGTCAGGAGCCATCAGTGCCATCAAGGCCGAGACCAAGAACTCGGGCTTCAAACGTTCTCGAACCCTAGAGGGGAAGTTAAAG GACCCTGAGAAGGGGCCAGTCCCCACTTTCCAGCCGTTCCAGAGAAGCATATCTGCTGACGACGATCTGCAGGAG TCATCCAGACGGCCCCAGAGGAAATCTCTGTATGAGAG ttttGTGTCTTCCAGTGATCGGCTTCGGGAACTAGGGCcagatggggaagaggcagagggccCAGGGGCTGGTGACGGTCCTCCTCGAAGCTTTGACTGGGGCTATGAAGAACGTGGTGGTGCCCGctcctcagcctcccctccccgaaGCCGCAGCCGGGACCACAGTCGTGAGCGGAACCGAGACAGAGACCGAGATCGGGAACGGGATCGAGACCGAGACAGAGACCGAGATCGGGAACGGGATCGAGACCGAGATCGGGAACGGGACCGCGATCGGGACAGGGACCGCGATCGGGACAGGGACCGTGATCGAGAACGAGAGGGCCCTTTCCGCA GGTCGGACTCGTTCCCTGAACGCAGGGCCCCTCGGAAGGGGAATACTCTCTATGTGTATGGAGAGGACATGACACCCACCCTCCTCCGTGGGGCCTTCTCTCCCTTTGGAAACATCATTGACCTCTCCATGGACCCACCCAGAAA CTGTGCCTTCGTCACCTATGAAAAGATGGAATCAGCAGATCAGGCCGTTGCTGAG CTCAATGGGACCCAGGTGGAGTCCGTACAGCTCAAAGTCAGCATTGCCCGCAAACAGCCCATGCTGGACGCTGCCACTGGCAAGTCTGTCTGGGGCTCCCTTG CTGTCCAGAACAGCCCTAAGGGTTGCCACCGGGACAAGAGGACCCAGATTGTCTACAGTGATGATGTCTACAAGGAGAACCTTGTGGATGGCTTCTAG
- the SKIV2L gene encoding helicase SKI2W: protein MMETERLVLPPPDPLDLPLRPVELGCTGHWELLNVPGAPESTLPHGLPPCAPDLQQETEQLFLSSPAWLPLHGVEHSARKWQRKMDPWSLLATLGAPVPSDLQAQRHPTTGQILGYKEVLLENTNLSATTSLSLRRPPGPVSQSLWGNPTQYPFWPGGMDEPTITDLSTREEAEEEIDFEKDLLTVPPGFKKGVDFAPKDHPAPAPGLLSLSRLLEPLDLGGGDEDESETVGQPGIPRGDTVSATPCSASLARASSLEDLVLKEASTAESPPEPPKPLPQEQWAIPVDVTSPVGDFYRLIPQPAFQWAFEPDVFQKQAILHLERHDSVFVAAHTSAGKTVVAEYAIALAQKHMTRTIYTSPIKALSNQKFRDFRNTFGDVGLLTGDVQLHPEASCLIMTTEILRSMLYSGSDVIRDLEWVIFDEVHYINDAERGVVWEEVLIMLPDHVSIILLSATVPNALEFADWIGRLKRRQIYVISTVARPVPLEHYLFTGNSPKTQGELFLLLDSRGAFHTKGYYAAVEAKKERMSKHAQTFGAKQPTHQGGPAQDRGVYLSLLASLRTRAQLPVVVFTFSRGRCDEQASGLTSLDLTTSSEKSEIHLFLQRCLARLRGSDRQLPQVLHMSELLHRGLGVHHSGILPILKEIVEMLFSRGLVKVLFATETFAMGVNMPARTVVFDSMRKHDGSTFRDLLPGEYVQMAGRAGRRGLDPTGTVILLCKGRVPEMADLHRMMMGKPSQLQSQFRLTYTMILNLLRVDALRVEDMMKRSFSEFPSRKDSKAHEQALAELTKRLGTLEEPDTTGQLVDLPEYYSWGEELTETRSLIQRRIMESVNGLKSLSAGRVVVVKNQEYHNTLGVILQVSSNSTSRVFTTLILCDKPVSEDPQERAPATPDVPYPDDLVGFKLFLPEGPCDHTVAKLQPGDMAAITTKVLRVNGEKILEDFSKRQQPKFKKDPPIAAVTTAVQELLRLAQAYPAGPPTLDPVNDLQLKDVSVVEGGLRARKLEELIWGAQCVHSPRFSAQYLKLQERMQIQKEMERLRFLLSDQSLLLLPEYHQRVEVLRTLGYVDEAGTVKLAGRVACAMSSHELLLTELMFDNALSALRPEEIAALLSGLVCQSPGDPGEQLPSTLKQGVERVRAVAKRIGEVQVACGLNQTVEEFVGELNFGLVEVVYEWARGMPFSELAGLSGTPEGLVVRCIQRLAEMCRSLRGAARLVGEPVLGAKMETAATLLRRDIVFAASLYTQ, encoded by the exons ATGATGGAGACGGAGCGACttg TGCTGCCTCCTCCAGATCCCTTGGATCTGCCCCTTCGGCCTGTGGAGCTGGGATGCACAGGGCACTGGGAGCTGCTGAATGTGCCTGGGGCTCCAGAGAGCACA CTTCCCCAcggcctccctccctgtgcccccgATCTGCAGCAGGAAACAGAGCAGTTGTTTTTATCATCTCCAGCCTGGTTGCCTCTGCATGGTGTGGAGCACTCAGCCCG aAAATGGCAGAGGAAGATGGATCCCTGGTCCCTCCTGGCCACACTGGGGGCCCCTGTCCCCTCAGACCTTCAGGCCCAAAGACACCCAACCACAGGCCAGATACTGGGCTACAAAGAG GTCCTGCTGGAGAATACAAACCTATCGGCCACCACCTCCTTGTCTCTTCGCCGGCCCCCAGGGCCCGTCTCCCAGTCCCTGTGGGGGAATCCAACACAATACCCTTTCTGGCCAG GTGGAATGGATGAGCCTACCATAACAGATCTGAGCACTCGGGAGGAGGCTGAGGAAGAGATAGACTTTGAGAAAG ATCTTCTTACTGTCCCACCTGGCTTCAAGAAAGGTGTGGACTTTGCACCGAAGG ATCACCCGGCTCCAGCTCCCGGCTTGCTCAGCCTCAGCCGTTTGCTGGAACCTCTGGATTTGGGGGGGGGCGATGAGGATGAGAGTGAGACAGTGGGCCAGCCAGGAATTCCCAGAGGAGACACTGTTTCAGCAACCCCCTGCAGTGCTTCCCTGGCCCGAGCAAGCAGCTTGGAGGACCTAGTGTTGAAG GAAGCATCCACAGCTGAATCCCCCCCAGAGCCCCCCAAACCCCTGCCTCAGGAGCAGTGGGCTATTCCCGTGGATGTCACCTCCCCTGTTGGTGATTTCTACCGCCTCATTCCCCAGCCTGCTTTCCAG TGGGCATTTGAGCCGGATGTGTTTCAGAAACAGGCCATCTTGCACTTGGAGCGGCATGACTCTGTCTTTGTAGCAGCTCACACATCTGCGGGGAAGACGGTTGTGGCTGAATATGCCATTGCCCTTGCCCAGAAACACATGACACG CACCATCTACACTTCGCCCATCAAGGCCCTGAGCAACCAGAAGTTCCGAGACTTTCGAAACACTTTCGGAGATGTGGGGCTGCTCACTGGGGACGTACAGCTGCACCCGGAGGCCTCCTGCCTCATTATGACGACAGAGATCCTTCG CTCCATGCTGTACAGCGGTTCAGATGTCATCCGGGACCTAGAGTGGGTCATCTTTGATGAGGTTCACTACATCAACGATGCTGAG cgtGGGGTTGTGTGGGAGGAAGTGCTTATCATGCTCCCTGACCATGTCTCCATCATCCTTCTGAGTGCTACCGTCCCCAATGCCCTTGAGTTCGCTGACTGGATCGG GCGACTGAAACGGCGCCAGATCTATGTGATCAGCACTGTTGCCCGTCCCGTACCCCTGGAGCATTATCTCTTCACGGGGAACAGCCCCAAGACCCAGGGGGAGCTCTTTCTGTTGCTGGACTCCCGAGGTGCCTTCCACACAAAGGG GTACTATGCAGCTGTGGAGGCCAAGAAGGAGCGGATGAGCAAACATGCCCAGACCTTTGGGGCCAAACAGCCCACGCATCAGGGGGGGCCTGCACAG gacCGCGGTGTGTACCTAtccctcctggcctccctccGCACCCGTGCGCAGCTGCCTGTGGTCGTGTTCACCTTCTCGCGGGGTCGCTGTGATGAGCAAGCCTCGGGCCTCACCTCCCTGGACCTCACCACAAGTTCAGAGAAGAGTGAAATTCACCTTTTCCTGCAGCGCTGCCTTGCTCGCCTCCGTGGCTCTGACCGCCAGCTGCCCCAG GTCCTGCACATGTCTGAGCTCCTGCACCGTGGCCTTGGTGTGCACCACAGTGGCATCCTGCCCATTCTTAAGGAGATCGTGGAGATGCTTTTCAGTCGAGGCCTGGTCAAG GTCTTGTTTGCCACGGAGACCTTTGCCATGGGTGTTAATATGCCTGCTCGAACAGTGGTGTTTGACTCTATGCGGAAACACGATGGCTCCACCTTCCGGGATCTGCTACCTGGAGAGTATGTGCAGATGGCAGGTCGGGCAGGCCGGAGGGGCCTGGACCCCACCGGCACTGTCATCCTGCTCTGCAAGGGCCGTGTGCCTGAGATGGCAGACCTGCACCGCATGATGATG GGAAAGCCATCGCAGCTGCAATCTCAGTTCCGCCTCACATACACCATGATCCTGAACCTGCTGCGGGTGGACGCCCTCAGGGTGGAAGACATGATGAAGAGGAGCTTCTCCGAGTTTCCATCCCGCAAGGACAGCAAG GCCCATGAACAGGCTCTAGCTGAACTGACCAAGAGACTAGGGACCTTAGAGGAACCTGATACGACTGGCCAACTGGTTGACCTGCCTGAGTATTACAGCTGGGGGGAGGAACTGACAGAGACCCGGAGCCTGATCCAG CGACGCATCATGGAGTCTGTGAATGGGCTGAAATCTCTCTCAGCAGGAAGGGTGGTGGTTGTGAAGAATCAGGAGTATCATAACACACTGGGTGTTATCCTGCAG GTCTCCTCAAATTCCACCAGCAGGGTGTTTACAACCCTGATCTTGTGTGATAAGCCTGTGTCTGAGGACCCACAGGAGAGGGCACCAGCCACCCCAGATGTGCCCTACCCAGATGACCTTGTGGGATTCAAGCTGTTCCTGCCTGAAG GGCCCTGTGACCACACAGTGGCCAAGCTCCAGCCAGGAGACATGGCTGCCATCACCACCAAGGTGCTCCGGGTGAATGGGGAGAAGATCTTGGAGGACTTCAGCAAGAGGCAGCAACCAAAATTCAA GAAGGATCCTCCCATTGCGGCTGTGACCACTGCTGTCCAGGAACTGCTGCGTTTGGCTCAGGCCTACCCAGCGGGACCCCCTACCCTTGACCCTGTCAATGACCTGCAGCTCAAGGATGTGTCAGTGGTTGAGGGAGGGCTCCGGGCCCGGAAGCTGGAGGAGCtgatctggggggctcagtgtgTGCACAGTCCCCGTTTCTCTGCCCAG TACCTGAAGCTGCAGGAGCGAATGCAGATACAGAAGGAGATGGAGCGACTACGTTTCCTGCTGTCAGATCAGTCACTGTTGCTGCTCCCAGAGTATCACCAGCGAgtagag GTGCTCCGAACCCTGGGTTATGTAGACGAGGCAGGTACCGTGAAGCTGGCAGGGCGGGTGGCTTGTGCCATGAGCAGTCACGAGCTGCTTCTCACTGAGCTCATGTTTGACAATGCTCTGAGTGCCCTGCGGCCAGAAGAGATTGCAGCCCTGCTCTCTGGCCTGGTCTGCCAGAgccctggggaccctggggagCAGCTCCCAAGCACCCTCAAACAG GGAGTGGAACGTGTCCGGGCTGTGGCCAAGCGGATTGGTGAGGTCCAGGTGGCCTGTGGCCTGAACCAGACTGTGGAGGAATTTGTCGGGGAGCTGAATTTTGGGCTGGTAGAGGTGGTGTACGAGTGGGCCCGGGGCATG CCCTTCTCTGAGTTGGCAGGGTTGTCGGGGACTCCTGAGGGCCTGGTGGTCCGTTGCATCCAGCGCTTGGCCGAGATGTGTCGCTCGCTGAGGGGGGCGGCCCGCCTGGTAGGAGAACCTGTGCTAGGTGCCAAGATGGAGACGGCAGCTACTTTGCTGCGGAGGGACATCGTCTTTGCAGCCAGCCTATACACTCAGTGA
- the DXO gene encoding decapping and exoribonuclease protein, translating into MDRRGTKRRGENIEVAEPRNKLPGPAPSMPTDPALYSGPFPFYRRPSELGCFSLDAQRQYHGDAQALRYYSPPPTNGQGPNFDLRDGYPDRYQPRDEEIREGLDHLLRWLLDHRGQLEGGPGWLAGAIVTWRGHLTKLLTTPYERQEGWQLAASRFQGTLYLSEVETPAARAQRLARPPLLRELMYMGYKFEQYMCADKPGSSPDPSGEVNTNVAFCSVLRSRLGNHPLLFSGEVDCIDPQAPSTQPPTCYVELKTSKEMHSPGQWRSFYRHKLLKWWAQSFLLGIPNVVAGFRNPEGFICSLKTFPTMEMFEYVRNDRDGWNPSVCMNFCAAFLSFAQNTVVQDDPRLVYLFSWEPGSPVTVSKHQDAPYAFLPTWYVEAVTQDLPSPPKTPSPKN; encoded by the exons ATGGATCGCAGAGGGAccaagagaagaggggaaaacatAGAGGTAGCTGAGCCTCGGAACAAACTCCCCGGCCCAGCACCCTCAATGCCCACAGACCCCGCCCTGTACTCTGGGCCCTTCCCTTTCTACCGGCGCCCTTCCGAACTGGGCTGCTTCTCCCTGGATGCACAACGCCAGTACCATGGAGATGCTCAAGCCTTGCGCTACTACAGCCCACCCCCTACCAATGGTCAAGGCCCCAACTTTGACCTCAGAGACGGATACCCTGATCGATACCAGCCCAGGGACGAGGAGATCCGAGAGGGGCTGGATCACCTGCTACGTTGGCTCCTGGATCACCGAGGCCAGCTGGAGGG GGGTCCAGGCTGGCTGGCAGGGGCCATAGTGACATGGCGAGGGCACCTGACAAAATTGCTGACGACACCGTATGAGCGGCAGGAGGGCTGGCAGCTGGCGGCCTCCCGCTTCCAGGGGACACTGTACCTGAGTGAGGTAGAGACGCCGGCAGCTCGGGCCCAGAGGCTTGCCCGGCCACCCCTCCTCCGAGAGCTTATGTACATGGGGTACAAGTTTGAGCAATACATGTGCGCAG ACAAACCTGGAAGCTCCCCGGACCCCTCTGGGGAGGTTAACACCAATGTGGCCTTCTGCTCTGTGCTACGCAGCCGCCTGGGAAACCACCCTCTGCTCTTCTCAGGGGAGGTAGACTGTATAGACCCTCAGGCCCCATCCACACAGCCCCCCACCTGCTATGTGGAACTCAAGACCTCCAAAGAGATGCACAGCCCTGGCCAATGGAGGAGCTTCTACAG ACACAAGCTTCTGAAATGGTGGGCTCAGTCATTCCTTCTGGGCATCCCAAATGTCGTTGCTGGCTTCCGTAACCCAGAGGGTTTCATCTGTTCCCTCAAGACCTTTCCTACTATGGAGATGTTCGAGTATGTCAGG AATGACCGTGATGGCTGGAATCCCTCCGTGTGCATGAACTTCTGTGCCGCCTTCCTTAGCTTTGCCCAGAACACAGTTGTCCAGGACGACCCCAG GCTCGTCTATCTCTTCTCCTGGGAGCCTGGCAGCCCAGTCACAGTGTCGAAACATCAAGATGCACCCTATGCCTTCCTGCCCACGTGGTATGTGGAAGCCGTGACACAAGACCTCCCATCACCCCCCAAGACGCCTTCCCCCAAGAACTGA
- the STK19 gene encoding serine/threonine-protein kinase 19 isoform X2, with translation MSRKRHRLVPDSFGLKRRREQGQAEADPLRGESGSARAAVAELVQLFPRGLFEDALPPIALRSQVYSLVPDRTAADRQLKELQEQGEIRIIQLGFDLDAHGIIFTEDYRTRVLKACDGRPYAGAVQKFLASVLPACGDLSFQQDQMTQTFGFRDPEITQLVNAGVLTVRDAGSWWLAVPGAGRFIKYFVKGRQAVLGMVRKAKYRELLLSELLGRRAPAAVRLGLTYHVHDLIGAQLVDCVSTTSGTLLRLPET, from the exons ATGAGCCGGAAGAGACATCGCCTGGTCCCGGACTCCTTTGGGCTGAAAAGGCGGCGGGAACAGGGGCAGGCTGAGGCGGACCCCCTCAGGGGCGAGTCAG GGTCCGCGCGCGCGGCCGTCGCCGAGCTGGTGCAGCTGTTCCCGCGCGGCCTGTTCGAGGACGCGCTGCCGCCCATCGCGCTGAGGAGCCAGGTGTACAGCCTCGTGCCCGACCGGACGGCGGCCGACCGGCAGCTG AAGGAGCTTCAAGAGCAGGGGGAGATCAGAATCATCCAGCTAGGCTTTGACTTGGACGCTCATGGAATTATCTTCACTGAGGACTACAGGACCAGA GTCCTCAAGGCCTGTGATGGCCGACCATATGCTGGGGCAGTGCAGAAGTTTCTGGCTTCAGTGCTTCCAGCCTGTGGGGATCTTAGCTTCCAGCAGGACCAAATGACACAGACCTTCGGCTTCAGGGACCCAGAGATCAC GCAGCTGGTGAATGCTGGAGTCCTCACTGTCCGAGATGCTGGGAGTTGGTGGCTAGCTGTGCCTGGAGCTGGGAGattcatcaaatattttgttaaag GGCGCCAGGCTGTCCTCGGCATGGTCCGGAAGGCCAAGTACAGAGAGCTACTCCTATCAGAGCTCTTGGGCCGGCGGGCGCCTGCAGCGGTACGACTTGGCCTCACCTACCACGTGCATGATCTCATTGGGGCCCAGCTGGTGGACTG TGTCTCCACCACTTCTGGAACTCTCCTCCGCCTGCCAGAGACGTGA
- the STK19 gene encoding serine/threonine-protein kinase 19 isoform X1, protein MSRKRHRLVPDSFGLKRRREQGQAEADPLRGESGSARAAVAELVQLFPRGLFEDALPPIALRSQVYSLVPDRTAADRQLVLKACDGRPYAGAVQKFLASVLPACGDLSFQQDQMTQTFGFRDPEITQLVNAGVLTVRDAGSWWLAVPGAGRFIKYFVKGRQAVLGMVRKAKYRELLLSELLGRRAPAAVRLGLTYHVHDLIGAQLVDCVSTTSGTLLRLPET, encoded by the exons ATGAGCCGGAAGAGACATCGCCTGGTCCCGGACTCCTTTGGGCTGAAAAGGCGGCGGGAACAGGGGCAGGCTGAGGCGGACCCCCTCAGGGGCGAGTCAG GGTCCGCGCGCGCGGCCGTCGCCGAGCTGGTGCAGCTGTTCCCGCGCGGCCTGTTCGAGGACGCGCTGCCGCCCATCGCGCTGAGGAGCCAGGTGTACAGCCTCGTGCCCGACCGGACGGCGGCCGACCGGCAGCTG GTCCTCAAGGCCTGTGATGGCCGACCATATGCTGGGGCAGTGCAGAAGTTTCTGGCTTCAGTGCTTCCAGCCTGTGGGGATCTTAGCTTCCAGCAGGACCAAATGACACAGACCTTCGGCTTCAGGGACCCAGAGATCAC GCAGCTGGTGAATGCTGGAGTCCTCACTGTCCGAGATGCTGGGAGTTGGTGGCTAGCTGTGCCTGGAGCTGGGAGattcatcaaatattttgttaaag GGCGCCAGGCTGTCCTCGGCATGGTCCGGAAGGCCAAGTACAGAGAGCTACTCCTATCAGAGCTCTTGGGCCGGCGGGCGCCTGCAGCGGTACGACTTGGCCTCACCTACCACGTGCATGATCTCATTGGGGCCCAGCTGGTGGACTG TGTCTCCACCACTTCTGGAACTCTCCTCCGCCTGCCAGAGACGTGA